The proteins below are encoded in one region of Phaseolus vulgaris cultivar G19833 chromosome 1, P. vulgaris v2.0, whole genome shotgun sequence:
- the LOC137813660 gene encoding glutaredoxin-C1-like: MHYQAATSWGSYVTPRNAVVGDPLERIERLASENAVVIFSVSTCCMCHAIKRLFCGMGVNPTVHELDEDPRGKDLERALMRLLGSPSVVPVVFIGGKLVGTMDRVMACHINGTLVPLLKEAGALWL, encoded by the coding sequence atgCACTACCAAGCAGCTACTTCGTGGGGGAGCTACGTGACACCAAGGAACGCGGTGGTGGGAGATCCATTAGAACGCATAGAGAGGCTGGCATCAGAGAATGCGGTGGTGATATTCAGTGTGAGCACGTGCTGCATGTGTCACGCCATCAAGAGGCTCTTCTGCGGCATGGGGGTGAACCCAACCGTGCACGAGTTGGACGAGGATCCCCGAGGGAAGGACCTCGAACGAGCCTTGATGAGGTTACTAGGCTCTCCCTCTGTTGTTCCTGTCGTCTTCATCGGAGGCAAGCTTGTGGGAACCATGGACAGAGTCATGGCCTGCCACATCAATGGCACCCTCGTCCCTCTCCTCAAAGAAGCTGGTGCTCTCTGGCTCTAG
- the LOC137813661 gene encoding membrane-anchored ubiquitin-fold protein 3-like isoform X1, producing MPEEELVELKFRLYDGSDMGPFRYSPASTVSMLKDRIFAEWPKDKKIIPKAANDIKLISGGRILDNNRTVGQCRVPLGELPKGFIITMHVVVQPSLLKAKAEKKVDEVPRKHICACSIL from the exons ATGCCGGAGGAAGAACTAGTTGAGCTCAAGTTTCGTCTCTACGATGGATCCGATATGGGACCCTTTCGTTATTCCCCTGCTTCCACCGTATCTATGCTCAAGGACCGGATTTTTGCAGAGTGGCCCAAag ACAAGAAAATTATACCAAAGGCAGCAAATGATATAAAACTGATAAGTGGTGGGAGAATTTTGGATAACAACAGAACGGTTGGCCAGTGTAGAGTACCTCTAGGAGAGCTTCCCAAAGGGTTTATTATCACCATGCATGTTGTGGTCCAGCCATCTTTGCTCAAAGCGAAAGCAG AGAAAAAAGTTGATGAGGTGCCCAGAAAACATATATGTGCATGCTCGATTTTGTGA
- the LOC137813661 gene encoding membrane-anchored ubiquitin-fold protein 4-like isoform X2, giving the protein MPEEELVELKFRLYDGSDMGPFRYSPASTVSMLKDRIFAEWPKDKKIIPKAANDIKLISGGRILDNNRTVGQCRVPLGELPKGFIITMHVVVQPSLLKAKAGLRYLAMF; this is encoded by the exons ATGCCGGAGGAAGAACTAGTTGAGCTCAAGTTTCGTCTCTACGATGGATCCGATATGGGACCCTTTCGTTATTCCCCTGCTTCCACCGTATCTATGCTCAAGGACCGGATTTTTGCAGAGTGGCCCAAag ACAAGAAAATTATACCAAAGGCAGCAAATGATATAAAACTGATAAGTGGTGGGAGAATTTTGGATAACAACAGAACGGTTGGCCAGTGTAGAGTACCTCTAGGAGAGCTTCCCAAAGGGTTTATTATCACCATGCATGTTGTGGTCCAGCCATCTTTGCTCAAAGCGAAAGCAG GTTTAAGGTACTTAGCAATGTTCTAA